The following proteins come from a genomic window of Alosa sapidissima isolate fAloSap1 chromosome 20, fAloSap1.pri, whole genome shotgun sequence:
- the LOC121694863 gene encoding protocadherin alpha-3-like has translation MFHIDPSTGAITVKSNIDFEQRSAFEIRAQANDKGQPPMAAHCKVLVEVLDLNDNAPEITVTSLLKTVKEDVKIGTAIALVSVSDTDGGKNGIVTSAVKNKVPFKLELNYKNYYSLVVDGPLDRENISVYNVTITATDEGTPPLSSSSIITVDVADVNDNAPRFTEPVFNVYIKENSPVDVVMTTVSASDADTNENGLVTYSVLDSGAPISTLVNINSMTGDLTCLQSLNYEEMKTFQFRVQATDSGVPPLSSNTTVNVIVLDENDNSPVVLPPYSEHGSVNTENVPYTAEAGYFVAKIRAVDADSGYNALLSYHISEPKGNNLFRIGTSSGEIRTKRRMSDNDLKTHPLIISVSDHGEPSLSATVSIDVVVIERTGDIQTQFRHVPVKDGTFSDLNLYLLIAIFSVSVIFLLSLISLIAVKCHRTDNSFSGYNPPMITTHPDGTWSYSKSTQQYDVCFSSDTLKSDVVVFPTPFPPADADLISINSGDTFQRTQTLPNKEKASHNLTAA, from the exons ATGTTTCATATCGACCCATCTACAGGCGCTATCACTGTAAAGAGCAACATAGATTTTGAGCAGCGGAGTGCTTTTGAGATTCGAGCACAAGCGAATGACAAAGGCCAGCCTCCCATGGCGGCGCACTGTAAAGTACTGGTGGAGGTCTTAGATCTAAACGATAACGCTCCTGAAATCACAGTAACGTCATTATTGAAAACGGTTAAAGAGGACGTCAAAATCGGCACCGCAATCGCTCTCGTCTCCGTGTCGGATACAGATGGTGGAAAAAATGGCATTGTGACTTCCGCAGTTAAAAACAAAGTTCCATTTAAACTCGAGCTGAACTATAAAAACTATTATTCGTTAGTGGTGGATGGTCCATTGGACAGGGAAAACATTTCCGTGTACAATGTCACTATCACAGCAACCGATGAGGGCACACCACCTCTCTCCAGTTCTAGTATTATAACTGTAGACGTTGCTGATGTGAATGACAACGCTCCTCGTTTCACAGAGCCTGTCTTTAATGTATACATCAAGGAGAACAGTCCAGTTGACGTAGTAATGACCACAGTGTCTGCTTCTGATGCTGATACCAATGAGAATGGTCTAGTTACTTATTCAGTTTTAGATAGTGGTGCACCTATATCTACACTGGTGAATATAAATTCAATGACAGGGGATTTGACCTGCTTACAGTCTTTAAATTATGAGGAAATGAAAACTTTTCAGTTTAGAGTTCAGGCCACAGACTCTGGTGTTCCTCCTCTCAGCAGCAATACTACTGTAAACGTGATTGTACTGGACGAGAATGATAATAGTCCAGTAGTTCTTCCTCCATATTCAGAGCATGGCTCTGTTAACACTGAGAATGTCCCCTATACGGCGGAAGCTGGATACTTTGTAGCCAAGATCAGGGCCGTAGACGCAGACTCTGGATATAACGCACTGCTTTCTTACCACATCTCTGAGCCCAAAGGAAATAATCTCTTTCGTATTGGAACCAGTAGCGGGGAAATCAGGACTAAGAGGCGAATGAGTGACAATGACCTGAAAACTCATCCATTAATTATTTCAGTCTCTGATCATGGAGAGCCTTCACTCTCAGCGACTGTGTCTATCGATGTTGTCGTAATTGAGAGGACGGGTGACATTCAGACGCAATTTAGACACGTCCCAGTTAAGGATGGAACTTTTTCGGATTTAAACCTGTATTTGCTGATCGCCATTTTCTCTGTATCGGTGATTTTTCTACTGAGCCTCATCAGCTTGATAGCTGTAAAATGCCACAGGACAGACAACAGTTTCAGTGGATACAACCCGCCAATGATCACCACACATCCTGATGGAACCTGGTCTTACTCCAAATCTACACAGCAGTATGACGTGTGCTTTAGCTCAGACACGCTGAAGAGTGACGTGGTAGTGTTCCCCACACCGTTTCCACCAGCTGATGCTGATCTGATCAGTATTAATAGTGGAGACACCTTTCAGCGGACACAGACACTTCCAAATAAAGAAAAG GCCTCACATAACCTTACAGCAGCCTAA